A window of Saccharomyces eubayanus strain FM1318 chromosome XII, whole genome shotgun sequence contains these coding sequences:
- the RPL6B gene encoding 60S ribosomal protein eL6, giving the protein MTAQQAPKWYPSEDVAIPKRTRKTARPQKLRASLVPGTVLILLAGRFRGKRVVYLKHLEDNTLLITGPFKVNGVPLRRVNARYVIATSTKVSVEGVNVEKFNVEYFAKEKLTKKEKKEANLFPEQQKKEIKTERVEDQKVVDKALLAEFKKTPLLKQYLSASFSLKNGDKPHLLKF; this is encoded by the exons ATGACTGCCCAACAA GCCCCAAAGTGGTATCCTTCCGAAGACGTTGCTATCCCAAAGAGAACTAGAAAGACTGCTCGTCCACAAAAGTTACGTGCTTCTTTGGTTCCAGGTACCGTCTTGATTTTATTAGCTGGTCGTTTCAGAGGTAAGAGAGTTGTTTACTTAAAGCATCTAGAAGACAACACCCTATTAATCACCGGTCCATTCAAGGTCAACGGTGTCCCATTAAGAAGAGTCAATGCTCGTTATGTCATTGCCACTTCTACCAAGGTTTCCGTTGAAGGTGTTAACGTTGAAAAGTTCAACGTCGAATACTTCGCCAAGGAAAAATTgaccaagaaggaaaagaaggaagctAACTTGTTCCCagaacaacaaaagaaggaaatcaaGACTGAACGTGTTGAAGACCAAAAGGTTGTTGACAAAGCTTTATTGGCCGAATTCAAGAAGACCCCATTGTTGAAGCAATATTTGTCTGcctctttctctttgaagaacGGTGACAAACCACACTTATTGAAATTCTAA
- the HMG2 gene encoding hydroxymethylglutaryl-CoA reductase (NADPH) HMG2, translated as MSLSLKTIIHLVKPFACTAKFSARYPIHVIVIAVLLSAAAYLSVTQSYLNEWKLDSNQYSTYLTIKPDELFDRCTHYYRSPVSDTWKLLSSKEAADIYTPFHYYLSTISFQSKDNSTALPSLEDVIYSADHTRYVLSEEPKIPTELTPEGGTKWRLRSNSNLILDLHNTYRNLVKEFSNKTSEFDQFDLFIILAAYLTLFYTLCCLFNDMRKIGSKFWLSFSALSNSACALYLSLYTTQTLLKKPASLLSLIVGLPFIVVIIGFKHKVRLATLSLHKFHRISIDKKVTVSNIIYEAMFQEGTFLIRDYLFYISSFVGCAIYARHLTGLVNFCILATFMLIFDLILSATFYSAILSMKLEINIIHRSTLIRQTLEEDGVFPTTADIIYKDETAAEPNFLRSNVAILIGKASVIGLLLLINLYVFTDKLNDTILNSVYFDSTIYSLPNFINYKDIGNLSNQVIISVLPKQYYTPLKKYHQIEDSILLVIESVSNAIRDQFISKLLFFAFAVSISINIYLLNAAKIHTGYMNFEPQSKKEGDNLRPKSATIEVSDTYSTPASSDPEAPVTDKNISITQEIQNNECIYALSSQDEPIRPLSNLVELMEDEQLKTLNNTELSDLVVNGRLPLYALEKKLDDTTRAVLVRRKALSILAESPVLVSEKLPFRNFDYDRVFGACCENVIGYMPLPVGVIGPLIIDGASYHIPMATTEGCLVASAMRGCKAINAGGGATTVLTKDGMTRGPVVRFPTLIRSGACKIWLDSEEGQNIIKKAFNSTSRFARLQHIQTCLAGDLLFMRFRTTTGDAMGMNMISKGVEYSLKQMVEEYGWDDMEVVSVSGNYCTDKKPAAINWIEGRGKSVVAEATIPGDVVRSVLKSDVAALVELNIAKNLVGSAMAGSVGGFNAHAANLVTALFLALGQDPAQNVESSNCITLMKEVDGNLRISVSMPSIEVGTIGGGTVLEPQGAMLDLLGVRGPHPTEPGANARQLARIIACAVLAGELSLCSALAAGHLVQSHMTHNRKTDKTNEQQQTSNKNPSL; from the coding sequence ATGTCGCTTTCATTGAAGACGATAATACATCTGGTAAAGCCATTTGCTTGCACGGCTAAGTTTAGTGCGAGGTATCCAATTCATGTTATTGTCATCGCTGTTTTATTAAGCGCCGCTGCCTACTTATCTGTAACGCAGTCTTATCTTAATGAGTGGAAACTGGATTCTAATCAATATTCCACGTATTTAACCATCAAGCCAGACGAGCTGTTTGATAGATGTACACACTACTACAGATCACCTGTATCCGACACATGGAAATTGCTCAGCTCTAAAGAAGCCGCCGATATTTATACCccttttcattattatttatctACCATAAGTTTCCAAAGCAAGGACAACTCTACGGCATTACCTTCCCTTGAAGATGTCATCTATAGTGCTGATCATACACGATATGTGTTGAGTGAAGAACCAAAGATCCCAACTGAACTAACACCTGAAGGCGGAACGAAATGGAGGTTGAGAAGTAACAGTAATTTAATTCTTGATCTGCATAATACCTATAGGAACCTCGTCAAGGAATTTTCGAATAAGACCAGCGAGTTTGACCAAtttgatttgtttattatccTTGCTGCATATCTTACCCTTTTCTATACTCTCTGTTGCCTTTTCAATGACATGAGGAAAATTGGATCCAAATTCTGGCTGAGCTTTTCTGCTTTATCAAATTCCGCATGTGCATTATATCTGTCATTATACACCACACAGACTCTATTAAAGAAACCAGCGTCTTTATTAAGTCTTATCGTCGGCTTACCGTTTATTGTGGTAATTATTGGCTTCAAGCATAAAGTTAGGCTTGCAACATTATCTTTGCACAAGTTCCACAGAATTAGTATCGATAAAAAAGTAACGGTGagtaatattatttatGAAGCTATGTTTCAAGAAGGTACCTTTTTGATCCGTGATTACTTATTTTATATTAGCTCGTTTGTCGGTTGCGCTATTTATGCTAGACATCTTACTGGATTGGTTAATTTTTGCATATTAGCCACTTTTATGttgatttttgatttgattttgtcaGCTACTTTCTACTCAGCTATATTATCGATGAAACTGGAAATTAACATTATTCACAGGTCGACCCTCATTAGACAAACATTGGAAGAAGACGGCGTTTTTCCAACAACCGCCGACATCATATACAAGGACGAAACTGCGGCAGAGCCAAATTTTCTAAGATCCAACGTAGCTATACTCATAGGAAAAGCATCTGTTATCGGCCTTCTACTTTTGATTAACCTCTATGTGTTTACAGACAAGCTTAACGACACCATATTGAACTCCGTGTATTTTGACTCCACGATCTATTCATTACcaaattttatcaattaTAAAGATATTGGGAATCTAAGTAATCAAGTAATCATTTCTGTTCTGCCAAAACAATATTACACtccattgaaaaagtaCCACCAAATAGAAGATTCCATCCTGCTGGTTATTGAATCTGTTAGTAATGCTATTCGGGACCAGTTTATTAGCAAGTTACTGTTTTTTGCATTTGCAGTTAGTATTTCTATTAAcatttatttattgaatGCCGCAAAAATTCATACCGGATACATGAATTTTGAGCCGCAGtccaaaaaagaaggtgaTAACCTCAGACCAAAATCAGCAACGATTGAAGTCTCGGATACTTATAGTACACCTGCTTCTTCTGACCCAGAAGCCCCAGTAACCGATAAAAATATCTCAATTACacaagaaattcaaaacaacGAATGCATCTATGCTTTAAGTTCCCAAGACGAGCCTATCCGTCCTTTATCGAATTTAGTAGAACTTATGGAAGATGAACAattgaaaactttgaataATACAGAGTTGTCGGATCTTGTAGTGAATGGTAGACTTCCATTGTACGctctagaaaaaaaactagatGACACTACTCGTGCAGTTCTGGTTAGAAGAAAGGCACTTTCTATTTTGGCTGAATCGCCAGTTCTAGTTTCAGAAAAACTGCCTTTCCGAAATTTCGATTACGATCGCGTATTTGGTGCTTGTTGTGAAAATGTTATTGGCTATATGCCACTTCCAGTCGGTGTAATTGGTCCGTTAATTATCGATGGTGCATCCTACCATATTCCAATGGCTACCACCGAAGGTTGCTTGGTGGCATCAGCCATGCGTGGTTGTAAAGCTATCAATGCCGGTGGTGGTGCAACAACTGTCCTAACCAAGGACGGTATGACCAGAGGCCCTGTAGTTCGTTTTCCTACGTTGATAAGGTCTGGTGCCTGCAAGATATGGTTGGATTCAGAAGAGGGACAAAACATCATAAAGAAGGCATTCAATTCTACGTCAAGATTTGCACGTTTGCAACACATTCAAACCTGTTTAGCAGGTGATTTGCTCTTCATGAGATTTAGAACTACTACAGGTGACGCAATGGGTATGAATATGATATCAAAAGGTGTCGAATACTCACTGAAGCAAATGGTGGAAGAGTACGGCTGGGATGATATGGAAGTCGTTTCTGTATCCGGTAATTATTGTACGGATAAGAAACCAGCCGCAATCAACTGGATTGAAGGCCGTGGTAAAAGTGTTGTTGCTGAAGCCACCATTCCTGGTGATGTTGTCAGAAGCGTTTTGAAGAGCGATGTTGCCGCATTAGTTGAGTTGAACATCGCTAAAAACTTGGTCGGATCTGCAATGGCTGGATCTGTTGGTGGCTTCAATGCGCATGCTGCTAACTTAGTTACTGCACTTTTCTTAGCTTTAGGCCAAGATCCAGCGCAGAATGTAGAGAGCTCCAACTGTATAACGTTGATGAAGGAAGTAGACGGAAATTTGAGAATATCTGTCTCTATGCCCTCGATTGAGGTTGGTACAATTGGTGGGGGTACCGTTTTGGAACCACAGGGCGCTATGCTTGATCTCTTAGGGGTTCGTGGCCCTCATCCCACTGAACCTGGAGCAAATGCTAGGCAATTAGCTAGAATCATCGCATGTGCAGTGTTGGCTGGAGAACTATCTCTGTGTTCTGCACTTGCTGCTGGTCATTTGGTACAAAGCCATATGACACACAATCGTAAAACAGACAAAACCAatgaacaacaacaaacaaGTAACAAAAACCCTTCCTTGTAA
- the FPR4 gene encoding peptidylprolyl isomerase FPR4 — protein MSDMLPLATYSLNVEPYTPTPALNFEMPVTVRITMAAIDPEPFDDDKKPSTLRIIKRNPELSEHEHGEGCNHDHGHDDEEDESDSEEEVPKKAVKAKKGKKAEQSESEEESEEDSEDESEMDNEFEECVLLTLSPKGQYQQALDITIAPEEDVQFVVTGSYTISLTGNYVKHPFDTPLEDNSSDSDDDEEDYYSEEESSNGEEEKDDEELSSGDDELDDLVDASDIESRLEELVEKDEKKKNNKKDIKRKHEEEEEESAKPVEKKQTTKKAKKAESKKESEEGKQKPKTNLLEGGIIIEDRVTGKGPHAKKSTRVGMRYVGKLKNGKVFDKNTKGKPFVFKLGHGEVIKGWDIGVAGMAVGGERRIVIPAAYAYGTQALPGIPANSELTFDVKLVSMK, from the coding sequence ATGTCTGATATGCTCCCATTGGCTACATACAGCCTGAATGTTGAACCATACACCCCAACCCCGGCTCTAAACTTTGAAATGCCGGTTACCGTTAGAATTACAATGGCCGCCATCGACCCTGAACCTTTTGACGACGACAAGAAACCATCTACTTTAAGAATTATCAAGAGAAATCCTGAGCTTTCTGAGCATGAACATGGTGAGGGATGCAACCACGATCACGGCcatgacgatgaagaagatgaaagtgacagcgaagaagaagtaccAAAGAAAGCCGTCAAAGCAAAGAAAGGTAAGAAGGCTGAGCAAAGCGAGTCCGAAGAAGAATCCGAAGAAGATTCTGAAGACGAAAGTGAAATGGACAACGAGTTCGAAGAGTGCGTTCTTCTAACTTTATCTCCAAAAGGTCAATATCAACAAGCTTTGGATATTACCATTGCTCCAGAGGAAGATGTTCAATTTGTCGTTACCGGTTCGTACACTATCTCTTTGACTGGTAACTACGTTAAACATCCATTCGATACACCTTTAGAAGACAACTCTTCTGATTCcgatgacgacgaagagGACTACTacagtgaagaagaatccTCAAATggagaggaagaaaaagacgaCGAAGAGTTGAGTTCTGGTGACGATGAACTTGATGATTTGGTAGATGCTAGTGACATCGAAAGCCGTCTCGAGGAGTTAGTTGAAAAggacgaaaaaaagaaaaacaataaaaaggatatcaagagaaaacacgaagaagaagaagaagaatctgCTAAACCtgttgaaaagaagcaaacaacaaagaaagccAAAAAGGCCGAATCCAAGAAAGAATCTGAAGAAGGCAAGCAAAAGCCAAAGACAAACCTTTTAGAAGGCGGTATTATCATCGAAGACCGTGTCACAGGTAAGGGTCCACATGCCAAGAAAAGTACCAGAGTTGGAATGAGATATGTTGGTAAGTTGAAAAACGGTAAGGTTTTTGACAAGAACACAAAGGGCAAAccatttgttttcaaattgggTCATGGCGAAGTCATCAAAGGATGGGATATCGGTGTCGCTGGTATGGCTGTCGGTGGTGAGCGTAGAATTGTCATTCCAGCCGCATATGCCTATGGTACACAAGCTTTGCCAGGCATCCCAGCTAACTCTGAATTAACATTTGACGTTAAGTTGGTGTCCATGAAATAG
- the VMA6 gene encoding H(+)-transporting V0 sector ATPase subunit d, with amino-acid sequence MEGVYFNIDNGFIEAVVRGYRNGLLSNNQYINLTQCDTLEDLKLQLSSTDYGNFLSSVSSESLTTTLIQEYASSKLYQEFNYIRDQSSGPTKKFMDYITYGYMIDNVALMITGTIHDRDKGEILQRCHPLGWFDTLPTLSVATDLESLYETVLVDTPLAPYFKNCFDTAEELDDMNIEVIRNKLYKAYLEDFYNFVTEKIPEPAKESMQVLLGFEADRRSINIALNSLQSSDIDPDLKRDLLPNIGKLYPLATFHLAQAQDFEGVRAALGNVYEYRGFLEAGNLEDHFYQLEMELCRDAFTQQFAISTVWAWMKSKEQEVRNITWIAECIAQNQRERINNYISVY; translated from the coding sequence ATGGAAGGCGTATATttcaatattgataatGGGTTTATTGAAGCTGTAGTGAGAGGCTACAGAAATGGGTTGTTATCTAATAATCAATACATTAACTTAACACAATGTGACACGTTGGAAGATCTAAAATTACAATTATCGTCGACTGATTATggtaattttctttcctcCGTCTCTTCAGAGTCTTTGACTACGACGTTAATTCAAGAATACGCATCCAGCAAGTTGTACCAGGAATTCAACTACATAAGAGACCAATCTAGTGGGCCCACGAAGAAGTTCATGGACTACATCACTTACGGTTACATGATCGACAACGTGGCTTTAATGATCACCGGTACTATTCACGACCGTGATAAGGGTGAGATTTTACAACGTTGTCATCCATTAGGGTGGTTTGATACTTTGCCCACTTTGAGTGTTGCAACCGATCTTGAATCCCTATATGAAACCGTGTTGGTGGATACTCCATTAGCTCcttatttcaaaaactgtTTTGATACTGCTGAGGAATTAGATGACATGAACATTGAAGTTATCAGAAATAAACTGTACAAGGCATATTTGGAAGATTTCTACAATTTTGTCACTGAAAAGATCCCAGAGCCTGCTAAAGAATCTATGCAAGTCCTACTAGGTTTCGAAGCCGATAGAAGAAGTATCAATATTGCTCTTAACTCTTTGCAAAGTTCAGATATTGATCCTGATTTGAAGCGTGACTTATTGCCTAACATTGGTAAACTATACCCTCTTGCTACATTCCATTTGGCACAAGCTCAAGATTTTGAAGGGGTTAGAGCTGCTTTGGGTAACGTTTACGAGTATAGGGGGTTTTTGGAAGCCGGTAACTTGGAAGATCATTTCTACCAATTAGAAATGGAATTATGTAGAGACGCATTCACTCAACAGTTTGCCATCAGTACCGTTTGGGCCTGGATGAAAtccaaagaacaagaagttAGAAACATCACTTGGATCGCGGAATGTATTGCTCAAAAccaaagagaaagaatTAACAATTATATTTCAGTCTATTAA
- the NGK1 gene encoding hexokinase, whose protein sequence is MTIEGSIVRELTTLLVPSNPIAHVVDLFQEELLSRLQTSETSMLPQCLVPDERSRWDPKDRILAIDFGGTRLKFAIISLPQIVIEFNDAFELTYNVVDSMFFNEIIYKICTKLAENGYIKSKNETSEATKFFVSVTFSFPLNSKGQVVAMGKGFVMTHDLQALTVKEVIQLSFQQIISENIDEFFCVIKVCDVINDSIAVSLTSKFICEHDSISLIVGTGTNASFEVPYGYLPPCKRDSLRETLPPNYIKETLNFKHVLVNSEIGFIGKDVIALQPFDIHGAISYEMPLECITSGKWLPLSLKNILLQYNLIPKNFPRMFDGELVCQLTESSTNNWFNNQHYPLICQIARLLVKRAAFYIAAIIQAIDIITGCRNYNFIHVGYVGSFLQHSRFYQEQIKYYSDINVELQFLNHSNLLGAAIATYLNKSDKQV, encoded by the coding sequence ATGACAATTGAAGGGTCTATAGTTCGAGAACTAACGACGTTGCTTGTACCCTCTAATCCGATTGCGCATGTTGTCGACCTATTTCAAGAGGAATTGTTATCACGACTACAAACGAGTGAAACTTCAATGCTGCCACAATGCCTGGTCCCGGATGAGCGATCACGATGGGATCCCAAGGACAGGATCTTGGCGATTGATTTTGGGGGAACAAGGTTGAAATTTGCAATAATCTCGCTGCCCCAAATTGTTATTGAATTCAACGATGCCTTTGAACTTACCTATAACGTCGTAGATTCGATGTTCTTTAATGAAATTATCTATAAAATATGTACCAAATTGGCTGAAAAtggttatataaaaagcaaaaatgaaacttCTGAGGCGActaaattttttgtttccgtGACATTCAGTTTCCCTTTAAATTCAAAAGGCCAAGTAGTCGCTATGGGGAAGGGTTTTGTAATGACTCATGACCTCCAAGCGTTAACCGTGAAAGAAGTGATTCAGTTGTCCTTTCAACAAATAATATCAGAGAATATTGATGAGTTTTTTTGTGTAATAAAAGTGTGTGATGTAATAAACGACTCGATTGCAGTTTCATTAACGAGCAAATTTATATGTGAGCATGATTCAATCTCACTAATAGTAGGGACAGGTACAAACGCATCTTTCGAAGTACCCTACGGGTACTTACCGCCTTGTAAGAGAGACTCTTTAAGAGAAACGCTGCCACCAAACTAcatcaaagaaactttgaattttaaACATGTTCTGGTGAACTCAGAGATTGGTTTCATCGGTAAAGATGTCATTGCATTGCAACCGTTCGACATTCACGGGGCGATCTCGTATGAAATGCCTTTAGAATGTATCACTTCTGGCAAGTGGCTTCCATTATCGTTGAAGAACATTCTATTACAGTACAATTTAATACCGAAAAATTTTCCGAGAATGTTCGATGGTGAATTGGTGTGTCAGTTGACAGAAAGCTCTACCAACAATTGGTTCAATAACCAGCATTATCCTTTGATTTGTCAAATCGCGCGCCTTTTGGTCAAAAGGGCTGCATTTTACATTGCTGCTATTATACAGGCTATTGATATCATCACAGGCTGCAGAAACTATAACTTCATTCACGTAGGCTATGTCGGATCGTTCCTTCAGCATTCGAGGTTTTATCAAGAGCAAATAAAGTATTATTCCGACATTAATGTTGAGCTCCAATTTTTAAATCATAGTAATCTACTAGGAGCTGCCATTGCCACCTACTTGAACAAGTCAGATAAGCAAGTTTGA
- the ECM7 gene encoding Ecm7p encodes MSRIRDIIARPFQNLTALEKVVQWLRLGTTLLIISFGLALTVGPLSSPRTLYMSRLDTYSADITTGLFTVLKESMEKSTSTEANNGVGLTTSELYILTAYTESQIKNVPQYITVSLYGRCDSSYSMVEAFDSQGNMYSEKNSSTKSTCIKAGTNYLFDYREVLQNLGLDIVLDYAYNKVSSQQAETSAYTSYMKGLKNKKANVLHLLYAVISFQVCMLFFMIWYYYIKGRFLNALKERALVHLNSLLSLVVFIGGLTSTISLAWINYTIQSRINSELEAFGFSYHLGVTWFALLWCFAGLISVSCLAWSGLEWCISDNGMAYGGGIDDKFLGYQAGVFTNADTDEDLAYGQRNPQRQSTSGEAELMRNSDTMPTISKTANSGVNRSDDLNCNSDNQEGTADIGDNDGKSPFASREEFELQDIRFRSSSDSEESVQRIIKPSSALQF; translated from the coding sequence ATGTCAAGAATACGAGATATAATAGCCAGACCGTTTCAAAACCTCACTGCTCTTGAAAAAGTGGTACAATGGTTACGACTGGGTACAACGTTGCTTATAATATCGTTCGGGTTGGCACTAACAGTTGGGCCCCTTTCTTCGCCTAGGACATTATACATGTCGCGACTGGATACTTATTCTGCTGATATCACAACGGGCTTATTTACCGTGTTGAAAGAGTCCATGGAAAAATCAACATCTACAGAGGCAAATAATGGCGTGGGCCTAACGACATCCGAACTATACATCCTAACTGCGTACACAGAGAGCCAGATCAAGAATGTCCCTCAATATATCACAGTTTCACTTTATGGGAGATGTGATTCTTCGTATTCTATGGTGGAAGCGTTTGATTCACAAGGAAATATGTATAGTGAAAAGAATTCATCTACCAAGAGCACTTGCATTAAAGCAGGAACAAACTATCTTTTTGACTATCGTGAAGTTTTACAAAACTTGGGTCTAGATATTGTTTTAGATTACGCCTATAATAAAGTGAGCTCGCAACAGGCTGAAACTTCTGCGTATACGAGCTATATGAAGGGattaaaaaacaagaaggcCAATGTGCTACATTTACTTTATGCTGTCATTAGTTTCCAAGTGTGTATGCTATTTTTTATGATATGGTACTACTATATCAAGGGAAGGTTTTTGAACGCGCTGAAAGAAAGGGCACTGGTTCATCTTAATTCCTTGCTTTCACTGGTCGTTTTCATTGGTGGATTGACAAGTACAATAAGTCTTGCCTGGATAAACTATACCATCCAATCTAGAATCAACTCCGAATTAGAGGCCTTTGGGTTTTCCTACCATCTGGGAGTCACATGGTTTGCTCTCCTGTGGTGCTTCGCAGGTTTAATTTCCGTATCATGCTTAGCATGGTCTGGCTTAGAATGGTGTATTTCCGATAATGGCATGGCCTATGGAGGTGGAATAGATGACAAATTTTTGGGCTACCAAGCCGGAGTATTCACCAATGCGGATACAGACGAAGATTTAGCTTACGGTCAACGTAACCCACAACGACAGTCTACTTCAGGTGAAGCTGAACTGATGAGAAATAGCGATACCATGCCAACGATAAGCAAGACAGCCAACAGTGGTGTAAACAGGTCGGACGACCTTAACTGCAATTCAGATAATCAAGAAGGCACAGCGGATATAGGCGATAATGATGGGAAGAGTCCATTTGCTAGTAGAGAGGAATTCGAATTGCAGGACATAAGATTCCGTTCCAGTAGCGATAGTGAAGAGAGTGTGCAAAGGATTATCAAACCTTCATCTGCATTACAGTTTTAA